Proteins co-encoded in one Malus sylvestris chromosome 7, drMalSylv7.2, whole genome shotgun sequence genomic window:
- the LOC126627975 gene encoding uncharacterized protein LOC126627975, whose amino-acid sequence MKNDMTAAVVTRNLLTPKDNRLLSKRSDELAVKDSLALSVQCAGSVSNMAQRLFARTRQVESLAAEVMSLKQEIRGLKHENKQLHRLAHDYATNMKRKLDQMKETDGQVLLDHQRFVGLFQRHLLPSSSGAVPRNEAPNNQPLMPPPSRVLSSTEVPNDPPPVPSLSGALPTAETSPKQPL is encoded by the coding sequence atgaagaatgatatgactgctgcggtggtgaccaggaaccttctcactcccaaagataacagactactttccaaacggtctgatgagttagctgttaaggattcgctggctctcagtgttcagtgtgcaggttctgtgtctaatatggcccaacgcctatttgctcgaacccgccaagttgaatcattggcggctgaggtgatgagtctcaaacaggagattagagggctcaagcatgagaataaacagttgcaccggctcgcacatgactatgctacaaacatgaagaggaagcttgaccagatgaaggaaactgatggtcaggttttacttgatcatcagagatttgtgggtttgttccaaaggcatttattgccttcgtcttctggggctgtaccgcgtaatgaagctccaaataatcaacctctgatgcctcctccttctagggttctgtccagtactgaggttccgaatgatccccctccggtgccttctctttctggggctctaccgactgctgagacttctcctaagcaacccttgtga